In Magnolia sinica isolate HGM2019 chromosome 12, MsV1, whole genome shotgun sequence, a single genomic region encodes these proteins:
- the LOC131220253 gene encoding G-type lectin S-receptor-like serine/threonine-protein kinase SD1-13 → MECPFSIPLLILSSFYLLTCTGEDRITLGQSITANQTITSQGGIFSLGFFSPQNSTNRYVGIWYHNIPVQTVVWVANRENPVTDSSGVLTITPDGNLAFLGTTENIFWSSKVSIPARRNTTAILLDDGNLVLRDDSQSVLWQSFDYPSNSFLPGMKLSANLKTGESTCVFSWKDANNPTPGEFSVCMDPHTPRQLIMLRRSDKYWRSDVGQLGAVVTMFGKIIVFYQATVTDDQEIYFTITITGSKIMARYFLAPTGLVQALIWEEDSRKWKPIISFPTIGCDFYAPCGPFASCDRRMSLTICKCLKGFKPKFQKDWDMGKWSGGCVRQEPLECKMGDGFMKLENMKLPDFSISLGNVSMRDCELQCHNNCSCTAYVYSNPTGSVVWRCLIWNGDLIDLVEGSGMTPDIYIRLAGSEFGGSNQISDVSSKRNRLLRIILPIIATSMVVLGMFGYFLWRRLKKQGKRDANTATLDQRANYFATEFRSDDTLLNGEYIPDQLPLFTFGSIVDATENFSLANKLGEGGFGPVYKGRLPGGLEIAVKALSKSSGQGLEEFKNEVELIANLQHKNLVKLLGWCIHAEEKMLIYEYMPNKSLDKLLFDPTQKSQLDWGKRFCIVEGIAQGLLYLHKYSRLRIIHRDLKASNILLDGEMNPKISDFRLARIFGGNQIEVSTDRIMGTYGYMPPEYALAGHFSEKSDVFSFGVLLLEIVTGKRNAGFYPTDRWSNTLVYAWKLWKEGKTMELMDPSISSSHVTHEVERCIHVGLLCVQDDPGERPTMSSVISMLGNGTVLPPTPKKPAFSTSWSSIAVYPSSSESRNYSINDLTISMVEARP, encoded by the exons ATGGAGTGTCCCTTCTCTATTCCATTGCTCATCCTATCATCCTTCTATCTTCTAACCTGCACCGGGGAAGATAGGATAACCCTAGGCCAATCCATCACAGCAAACCAAACCATTACCTCTCAGGGTGGAATTTTCTCACTAGGTTTCTTCAGTCCTCAAAATTCCACAAACCGCTATGTTGGGATATGGTATCATAATATTCCTGTTCAAACTGTCGTATGGGTCGCCAACAGAGAAAACCCAGTCACAGATTCCTCAGGAGTTCTTACAATTACCCCAGATGGAAATCTCGCCTTCTTGGGTACAACTGAAAACATCTTTTGGTCATCGAAGGTGTCGATTCCAGCTCGAAGAAATACTACTGCAATACTCTTGGATGATGGTAATCTTGTTTTAAGAGATGACAGTCAGTCGGTCTTGTGGCAGAGCTTCGACTATCCTTCCAATTCCTTTCTCCCAGGTATGAAACTATCAGCAAACCTAAAAACTGGTGAAAGTACATGCGTTTTTTCGTGGAAAGATGCCAATAACCCAACACCAGGAGAATTTTCTGTATGTATGGACCCTCACACACCGCGCCAGCTGATCATGCTGAGAAGATCGGACAAGTACTGGAGAAGTGATGTTGGGCAGCTGGGAGCGGTTGTAACGATGTTTGGGAAAATTATTGTATTCTACCAAGCTACTGTAACTGACGACCAGGAGATCTATTTCACCATTACAATCACAGGCAGTAAGATCATGGCAAGGTACTTTTTGGCTCCTACTGGGCTAGTCCAGGCGCTGATATGGGAGGAAGATTCCAGGAAGTGGAAACCGATTATTTCATTTCCGACGATTGGATGTGATTTTTATGCCCCATGTGGTCCATTTGCTAGCTGTGATCGTAGAATGTCACTGACTATCTGTAAGTGTTTGAAAGGATTCAAGCCAAAATTTCAGAAAGATTGGGATATGGGGAAATGGTCTGGAGGTTGTGTGAGGCAGGAGCCGTTGGAATGTAAGATGGGAGACGGATTTATGAAGCTGGAAAATATGAAACTGCCTGATTTTTCGATATCCTTAGGAAACGTGAGTATGAGAGATTGTGAACTACAATGCCACAACAACTGTTCTTGCACGGCTTATGTTTACAGTAATCCGACTGGCTCGGTTGTTTGGAGATGTTTGATTTGGAATGGGGATTTGATTGATCTTGTGGAGGGTTCTGGAATGACTCCGGATATCTACATACGCCTTGCCGGCTCCGAATTTG GTGGAAGCAATCAGATAAGCGACGTCTCTAGTAAGAGAAACCGTTTGCTTCGGATTATACTACCCATAATTGCTACTTCCATGGTTGTTTTGGGAATGTTTGGCTATTTTTTATGGAGGAGACTCAAGAAACAAG GGAAGAGAGATGCAAATACTGCAACACTTGATCAAAGAGCTAATTATTTTGCAACCGAGTTTAGAAGTGATGATACACTTCTAAATGGGGAGTATATTCCAGATCAGTTACCACTATTCACATTCGGTAGCATTGTAGACGCTACAGAAAACTTCTCTTTGGCGAATAAGCTTGGGGAAGGTGGGTTTGGTCCTGTTTACAAG GGAAGGTTGCCAGGAGGTTTAGAAATAGCAGTAAAAGCACTTTCCAAGAGTTCTGGGCAAGGCCTGGAGGAGTTCAAGAACGAAGTAGAACTTATTGCAAACCTCCAACACAAGAATCTCGTTAAACTGTTGGGTTGGTGCATTCATGCGGAAGAAAAGATGCTAATCTATGAATACATGCCCAACAAAAGCTTGGATAAACTTCTGTTTG ATCCAACCCAAAAATCACAACTAGATTGGGGGAAACGCTTCTGCATTGTTGAAGGTATTGCTCAAGGGCTTCTTTATCTTCACAAGTATTCGAGGTTAAGAATCATTCATCGAGATCTAAAAGCCAGCAATATTCTACTGGATGGTGAAATGAACCCCAAAATATCAGACTTTCGTTTGGCTAGAATTTTTGGAGGAAACCAGATTGAAGTGAGTACTGATAGAATCATGGGAACATA TGGCTATATGCCCCCCGAGTATGCATTGGCGGGTCACTTCTCAGAGAAATCCGACGTATTTAGTTTCGGGGTGTTGCTGTTAGAAATAGTTACTGGAAAGAGGAATGCAGGTTTTTATCCCACAGATCGATGGTCAAATACTTTAGTATAT GCATGGAAACTATGGAAAGAAGGTAAGACCATGGAGCTGATGGATCCATCGATAAGCAGTTCGCATGTCACTCATGAAGTCGAGAGATGCATCCATGTGGGGCTTTTGTGTGTCCAAGATGACCCAGGTGAACGCCCAACAATGTCTTCCGTTATCTCTATGTTGGGAAATGGAACTGTGCTACCACCAACGCCCAAGAAACCAGCCTTTTCAACAAGTTGGAGCTCCATTGCTGTCTATCCATCTTCTAGTGAATCCAGGAATTATTCTATAAATGATTTGACGATTAGCATGGTAGAGGCCAGGCCATAG